CCTTTTACAATGGATCGGCGCTGGGATTGTGGTTCTGACTATAACCTGGTACCTTTCACAACAAGATGGGCACCAAGATTGAATTTGTCCTTTATACTTCTTTTTATTCGTTTTAATCCTTATCATCGGAGACCACATTTATGACCTACTCAGAAAAACACGCCAAGGTTCACCCTATTGGCCGATTTGTATTGTTATTAGGGGCGAACCTGACGTTGATGGCCGGTTCAAGTTTATCGCCGGGCCTGCCTGCCATAACTGCTGAGTTCCAGCACGTCCCCGGAATTACATTCTGGACGTCTATGGTATTAACCCTGCCGGCGTTGTTTGTAGTATTAGGTGGGCCTTTGATGGGCTTTCTGGTCGATCGCTTTGGGCGAAAACCTGTTTTGATTGGTTCCTTGTTATTGGGGGGACTCGGAGGCAGTTCGGCCGTCCTGATGCATTCTCTGCCCGCAATCATGGTGACCCGCGCACTGGTGGGTTTGGGGATTGCTGGCTCTATGACCGCGACCAATTCACTGGTGGCGGATTATTTCAGTGGGGACGCCCGGGCAAAATTCCTGGGCCAGGTTACAGCCTTTACAGGCTTTGCTGGTGTTATATTCATGCCCTTTGGGGGGCTCCTGGCGAGTCTGAATTGGCATTATGCTTTTTTCTCGTATCTCCCCGCCCTGATCTTTGCCCCCCTGACCATTTTTTTCATCCATGAGCCAGAAATAATTAGGGCGGATGTGTCAGAGGTGATGACGACCAAGCTAAAACTTAAACCGTTGTCGCTTTACATCGTCATTGCAATTATGCTCAACCAACTGGCATTTATGTCGGTTCCTGTGTTCATTGCCAGTTATCTGCAAAAATTAGTTGGGGCCGACAGCATCCAGGTTGGCTTGATCGGGGCTTTCTCCGGTTTGTTTTCATTTTTGGGCGGTCTGATTTATGGCCGGATTAACAGGAAATTTGACTACCTAAAGATCAATACAGTGTCCTTCCTGGCCTACA
This Chloroflexota bacterium DNA region includes the following protein-coding sequences:
- a CDS encoding MFS transporter — its product is MTYSEKHAKVHPIGRFVLLLGANLTLMAGSSLSPGLPAITAEFQHVPGITFWTSMVLTLPALFVVLGGPLMGFLVDRFGRKPVLIGSLLLGGLGGSSAVLMHSLPAIMVTRALVGLGIAGSMTATNSLVADYFSGDARAKFLGQVTAFTGFAGVIFMPFGGLLASLNWHYAFFSYLPALIFAPLTIFFIHEPEIIRADVSEVMTTKLKLKPLSLYIVIAIMLNQLAFMSVPVFIASYLQKLVGADSIQVGLIGAFSGLFSFLGGLIYGRINRKFDYLKINTVSFLAYSFGFLAIGLAKDWSLIVVGEVLVGFGMGVIPSNLTTWLAHEVQPMVRGRANGLFVTMMFLGNFLTSILLTPIIQATSIKSAYYISALVVAMASVAGVIVHKRMARTSLVQNGVD